The Onychomys torridus chromosome 23, mOncTor1.1, whole genome shotgun sequence genome segment GGTGGGCACGCTGGGTTTTCCTTTGGCAAAAGTGCTCCACAGAAACCATTTGAGAAGTGGCTAATTCTCACTGGTGTTTCAGAGGCGTATCAGTGCATGGTGGCAGAAACATGAGTGGTTTGTTCACATCAcagtagacaggaagcagagagcatgatGGGAACCCAGGGTGAGCATGACATCCTAAGACCCCCGTGCCAGAGGTCTTATTTCCACCAGCCAGGCCCCACAGACTTCAGAATAATTCTACAAGCtgggaccagccacaccatggaggatggacagctgcaggacaagggacgacagaacttcatcccaggacttcaggagccagcttccccctTTCCCCCAAGAGcctgttagggtcggcgtccaaaacagagagcttcactccgatatcgggtcacaaaagaagctttatttagcacgagctcgtgggccaccagcgcgagaagtaactggtgaccccaagtctaaggctcgcaggccttttatgaggcggttctatcagggcaggggagtggggtcatccagagtgcagacatctggaggccagatgtctccgtggtctttctcagagtctgggtaggtaaacgaattccaagcttatctagcaaggggttattttgcaagcattcttctcaagcaatttatcttgcaagcacaaccgcaggcgttcatcctgcaagcatcctgttagcacagcatgatgggctaactttctggtagggggcgtgggggcagagtgcagtattttccactgaatctacaattagcagagctagtggggggcgccttgtttcccttacaatggcctttcagccAACCAacgcccaccattcagcctgaagcagtctttgagacaaacggtgccccatacccactcatccacattttttttctttttttagagaaaaacaagtcagggatgatatgaagtcacaatatgcccccacggttgggcatgccccgcggacctagacacttccgcctagttatttctggttcaaaatagccatttccgggtcaaaacatctcgggtgactaggactctgtggctttgcatggttgtgtaaagcacgcgcagccatgtgatctacgcatgtgtggagtagccacatgagttcctgtacgcatgcacggcccaccctttataagccagcgccattttgcaccggtctcttctctctcctttctcttaaCCACATGTGTTTTCCATagctgttcacgtctgtctcttcctatcctatctcaataaaaactcttctgtggatttgtcatgtttcgggacgtttcctcgcagggtaagagcgccaaataactaacactgagTACTCAAAACATAAGCCTAGATTCAATCCATAACATCAGAGGAGGAGCCAGGGACCAGGAGAGACAACATGGGAAACAGTGTAGAAGGATCAAGGAGGGAGTCTGTGTACTGTGATGGAGCTCTTTGTGGTGTGACccagtgataggaaatcacatgtccacacggttgggctttcccggcggaccgcctagttatttctggttcaaaatagccatttccaggtcagaacatctcacgtgactaggactctgtggctttacatggttgtgtaaagagcgcgcatggccatgtaatctacgcgcatgcgtggagtagccacatgcggtcctgtacccATGTGCGGCTCAcactttaaaaagccggtgccattttgcacaggtctctcctctctcctctctctctcctcactcacatgtgttcttcacacaggcctgtcacctctatcttcctatcctatattaataaacagctcctctgtggatttgtcgtgttcaggacgtgttcctcgcggagTAAGAGCgccactaaataactaacacccaGAGCAGGCACTAGCTGAGATCTGCAGGCGGGGTGAAGCCAGTTACCATACTAAGCTCTGTTACACTGGCatctctcattttgttttgttttgttgctttttttaaagaaaagatctagctgggcagtggtggtgaacacatttattcccagcactcaggaggcagaggccggtggatctttgtgagtttgaggccagcctggtctacaaagtgagttccaggataaccacagctacatggagaaacccagtcaaaaaacaatagaaaggaaggaaggaagaaagaaaaagagaaatctcactatgcagccttggctgtcttgaagCTAAATAGTATTATTacatttcttctctgtgtgtgtgtgtgtgtgtgtgtgtgtgtgtgtgtgtgtgtgtgtgtagtatgtgtgtatatatgtgtgtatgtgtgtgtgtgtgtgtgtctgtgtgtgtgcgtgtgcgtgtgcgtgtggccaaggcacatgtgtggagggcagTCAGTTCTCGTCTATCTTATGGGTCCTGGGCATTAGACTCAGATCATCACAGACTTGGGAGCAAGTGCCCTTccctactgagctgtctcactggcctcAACTTTAAAGTGTCCCCCTGGGAACAAAACCTGAAGAGCTTGAAGACTGAAGACAGGTGGGATGCAAATCCTAGAGCCAGTGATTGTGCCTGATCTTGAAGAAGCTGCTCTCCACCCTAATCCCCTGGCCTCCTGCTGTCACCGGCCAGCTGGGAGAGAAGATCTTAAAGTAGCTCTAGGCCTCCAGAGAGATGCTGGGGCCCCTCTCACCCCTGGGGAGCAGGGACTAGGTCTGACAACCAAGGTGAGCACAAGTACACAAACGGAACCTTCCGCTCCAACCTCTCTACTCTGAGGATGAAACCGGATGCATGcgaagcaagcgctctaccactcagcCACACCTAACCTCCAGCTTCCCTCTTAACACACGGGGTTTCTAGGGTCCAAGCTCTTTTTAGGATTACCCCCAGAGTTTGCAGCCTTTTGCAGCCCCCCTGTCCTCCCAATCCAGCTGAGCAGACAGATTGTCCTGTCATAAGGTTAACTCTAGCACTGAGGACAGTCAGCCTAGATGCCACTCAGGCCCTGTTCTCCATTATTCCTCCCCATTGctagagaaaggagaaacagcTCCCAAAGAAAGACTGGTTAAACTGGTGTCCTGGGGCGCCAATGAGgacggcgggggggggggggggggggcggggtatGAATCCTGATTCTAACCTGGTATtgctgtgcacatctgtaatcccagctcctgaGAGTAGTGCTAAGGCATGCGGGTCCGAAtgggaggccagtctgagctacacagcaagacaatGCTTCCCACCTTCAAATAAAAACTCACTGTGATGTTGTCATCACAACTTCTAACAGCTCTGTGGCTGCACCTGCACCTACCCGCACACCTCCAGCGTTATCTTTCACTTCCTGCCTTCCTGGCTACGAATCATCCCCTATATTCAGCCCCCCAGGACAGCCACTTGGTAAGCTCAGGACATTCAGGACCCTTGTTCTTCAAGTACCTGTGACATCACCAGCTGCCCACAACCTCCTGTGACCTCACCACCTGGACAACTGAGCCTAGCACAGCCAAGCCagtccttcccacccacccaccacaagTAGCAGGGGGCATAGATGACCACTGGGCCCTTGGAAGAGGCTGAAGCCACCAGCAGGCCAGTGTATGATCTTCCCGAGGCCTCCGTGGGCAGCGAAGCTGACGACAGCTCTGCAAACTTACCTGGAGAGTCTCAAAGTCCAGACTTTCTGCCTGATGATGAGCCACCAGTAGACGTCACCGCAGCGCTCACTGAAGAGCAAGATGTAGACCAGGCCTCTGTGGCAACAACCTTCGCCACAGAGCAAGATGAAGATCAAGTCTCCGTTGACACTGACACCTTCATGGGGCAGGATGAAGACCAGGCCTCTGTGCAGACTGCCACCTCCATAGAGCAATACGTAGACCAGGTGTCCATGCATATTACCGCTGTCATTGGGCAGGATGAACATCAGGCCTCTGTGAAGACTGCCACCTCCGTGGAgcgatatgtagaccaggtgtCCATGCAGATTACTGCTCTTATCAGGCAGGATGAAGACCAGGCCTCTGTGCAGACTGCCCCCTCCATGGagcaatatgtagaccaggtgtCCACGCAGATTACCGCTGTCAATGGGCAGGATGAAAACCAGGCCTCTGTGCAGACTGCCCCCTCCATGGagcaatatgtagaccaggtgtCCACGCAGATTACCGCTGTCAATGGGCAGGATGAAAACCAGGCCTCTGTGCAGACTGCCACCTCCATGGagcaatatgtagaccaggtgtCCACGCAGATTACCGCTGTCAATGGGCAGGATGAAAACCAGGCCTCTGTGCAGACTGCCCCCTCCATGGagcaatatgtagaccaggtgtCCACGCAGATTACCGCTGTCAATGGGCAGGATGAAGACCAGGTGTCCACGCCAACCGCCACTTCCGCGGGACAGGATGGAAATCAAGCCTCCATAGAGATGGCCACCTCCACAGGGCAAGATGTGGTAACAGCCATCTCCATGGATATATCAACTTCTGGGGACAAAGACAAGAGCCCAGATGTTCCAAGCCATAACCAGGAGAATCCTGAAGAAATCACATCTCTGCTGCCCCAAGAGCCGGGTATCCTGCAAGTGTTTGTGGGCTTCCAGAACCCAGTGTGGGACAGACTGGCTGAAAATAACCGTGCAAGTCGGAGCCGCACGGTTTCCCCAAGTGTCTCCCAGCATCAGGAAAAGACACCAGGAAAGCCGAGTGTTCCTGAAGGGCAGCCAGAAATAGCTCCGAATGCTGACGTCCCATCTGCCCTGCCTGAAGATGTCCAGCCTTCTGCGGGAGCTACTGACCCATCCACTTTGGATACCAGCAGTCCTGACTTAGAGCCCACGGGTACCCAGTCTGctgagcaggaagctgaaggtTTTAAGGCCTTGAACCCTGAAAGCAAAGCTAGACCCCCAGGGGTGACCAGGGAGGATTTAGCTGATGACTCCACGATCCTACAGACCCCACCTTCCCTCAACTCCCCAGGAGGCAGTCCACCTCCCTCTCCAGATCCCTGCCAGGTGGCCCTGGGCAGGAACCTTCTAGACCCCAGCCAGTACAGGTCTGACGTGGAGAATGACTACATGCGGTCCATGACTAGCCTGCTGGGTGGCGGTGAGGGTTCCATCAGCTCCCTTGCAGACATCCTGGTGTGGTCAGACACAGCCACGGGCATGGGTTTGGCTGTGGGCTTTCTGGCCTCAGGCCACAGCTCTCCAGCTGACAGGCTACATGATGAGGGTCCCAGCCTGCGCACTGTCTCCAGCATCTTGGGCAGTGCCAGGTCAGCTTTCTCCTCTGGCTTGGTGGCTGGAACTGGCTCAGCCCTGCGCTCGGTCACTCACCTGCTGGAGTCTGTGGAGAGACGAACCGCAGAAGGCATCCGTTCAGCTATGCGCTACCTGGCCAGCCACTTCGCCCCACGCTGGGCCCGCACTGCCCCCAATAGTGACTAGACTCTCAAGTCCcctgctccctccccacccctgcactAGATAGATGACTCCCTCTGAGCCCTTCAGTAAATAACCACAAGCGTTTATTTTCTAAGCTCTGCCCTTATCCATGCAGTGGGATAATGGGATAAAGGGCAGAAGGGTCCAAAATGTTCTAGAAATGAGAGTGCTCTTAGGTTGTTCCATTTGGGTCTGGGAGCAAACTGCAGAGACAGAAGTGCTGGTCTCTGACAGTGCTGAGTAGAGTGGTGAGGAGTTTCAGATGAACCTCAGCCCCATGCCCAGGCTACCTGCTGAGGTTCTGGGAGGCAGTAGAGGGTATTGGGGTAGAGAGCTGTATCAGACCTTACCGGAGGGGCACACACACCTGGGTCCCATGCAATCCTTTTAAGGCTCAGAATCAGACTTCTGGTGTCTCCTGCCCTGGGCCCCATTCCCTGTCCTCATCTTGGAATAGAGAGAGAAACCCCACCACCAAACACAAACACGCCAACACCAGAAGACAGGGACACAGTGGAATTTTACGTAGTACTCCATGGGACAGGGCTCAGGGAGGGTGAGCAAACCATCCATTGGACTAAGGGGGTGGGAGGATACTGGGATGAATGTAAAGGCCCTTAGATTTCAAACTTGCCAACCAGGATGGCTGCCTGCCTTGGGCCCAGATTATTTCCATGATGTTTGCTCTGGCCTCTGCCATTTGCATCTTGGAAAGCATGTACAAGAGCAAGAATGGGAAGCACACCCAGGGTCACGTGTGTTAGAACCGCAGTCACCCTCTGACAAGACGCAGCTCAGCCCTGCCCCCAGACCCAGCCTTATACCCAGCCAggacccatccacccatctattcgaactttcctgtgtgtctgtctccagaTGGGGCCCTGGGGATGAACCTAGGCCATTGACTGGTTTGGCTTTTAGAGTTTTCTGATgctcatattttttaaaacatcttttccttttaaatatgtttattatatatatacatatatatatatatacatatatatatatatatatatatatatatatatgtattttacctgcatgtatatatatgtactacattcatggagtgtccatggaggccaaaaggtGTTAGATTCCCCACCTCCCAAACTGAAATTACAAAGAGTTttgagtcaccatatgggtgctgggaatcaaatctggatcctctgcaagagcagatctcaaatattattaagggcttaataatattcttcccagaagagaaactacaaatggcgaggtcagcttggtctacagagtgagtcccagctcagccagggctacacagagaaacaaacttgccttgaaaaaacaaacaaacaaacaaacaaacaaagctgggcggcggtggcgcacacctgtaatcccagcactcgggaggcagagccaggtggatctctgtgagttcgaggccagcctgggctaccaagtgagttccaggaaaggtgcaaagctacacagagaaaccctgtctcgaaaaacaaaacaaaacaaaacaaaacaaaacaaaacaaaaagaatgaaagacgagggctggagaggtggctcagaggctaagagcccTGGCTACTcgtccagaggacctgagttcaatttccagcaaccacatggtagctcacaaccatctgtaatgagatctggcgccctcttctggcctgcagtcagaacactgtatacataataaatcttaaaaaaaaaaaaaaaaaaaaaaaaaaaaaagtgagagatgGTGTCCCCGGTATCCCCCAGACAGAGGTGGTGAGAACAAAgctggagggaaggagacagataGCTGGAACTCACAGCATGGGGTGATAAAACTGCCAAGTAGGCCTCCCAGTCATGCTTTCAATGGTTTAAACAGCCACTGGGAGCCAGGTGCTGCTACTCATAGAAACTGCAAAGATGTCTGAGGTTTATCCTtgataaaacaccttgaccaCAAACAGCTTGAgaaggaaagagttcatttcagTTTAGAGTCTTTCATGTAAGGACATCCAGGCAGGAacacaaagcaggaacctggaggcaggaactgaagcagagtccaCAGGGaaatgtttactggcttgttccctataGCTAGCCCAGCCTGCTTCTTACACAACCCAGAAACACCTGTGCCGGGTGTGGGTAGTGCCACATCAACCATGAATCAAGAAAGGGCCCCTGCAGACTTGCTTATGAGCCGATCCGATGGAGGCGtgttctcaattgaagttccctcttctcagatgaccctagctagTGCCAGGTTGACAGCAGACAAAGCAGTACAGGTGACCTGGCCTGAAGGGGACCAAAACCAAACTGGTCAGTGAGAATATAGGAATGAGCAATGGGCACTTTTGCCAGGGCTAGGTATCTGTCCTACAGTTGTCTTTCCAGTGGGTCCCTTCTGCTCTCCAGCCAGTCTTTACTCATTCTAgacaggggagaagagagaatgtgTAAGAACACACTGATGGCTGGTTTGGTACACAAGATTAAAATGCTTGTcctctgagccaggcagtgggggcacacacctttaatcccagcacttgggaggcagagacaggtggctgtctatgagtttgagaccagcctggtctacagagcacgtTCTGGGTCTGctagggctgcatagagaaaccttgtctcaaaaaacaaaacaaaacaaaaaaaaccaaaaacaaatgccTGTCCTCTGGACCAGGCTACAGTCAGCCCAGAATCAGAGACCTTCCACAACACAGCTGTCAGACCTACAGTCAGCAGAGTAATGAGGGGCCTGGCCTTTGGGTCCAGGCTACCTCAGATGCTGGCTCTACTGTGGACCACTGATGTTGTGGGCCTCAGTCTCCTCACCTGTAAAGGGATCATAGCTTCCTACTGCACTGGGTTGCCATGAGTGAGTCCAGGGCACATAGTGGAGTCTATATAATGACACTGTGGTGACTCATGACAGAGCTGATCCTGAGGAGCTGGATACCAGGAACACATACTGCTCGGTCATAAGTAAGAAGAGGACAGATATGGATTAGCAATCATTTGAGTTAGGCCTTCACTCTTAGAATAGCAAAGGGCCAGCAGAATTGTGGTGATAGTGGCTTGCAAGAGGGGAGCAACCGTGGGGCTTCTCCACAGAGAGATGGTCCAGACCCAGGAAACTCAGGGTCGGCAGCGAAAGGAGATAAAGCCAAGGGAGGAGGAACCATCACAGACTGAGTGGACTGAGGGGGTGGGGCGGGAATCCAAGTCCTGGCAGCTTGAGCCAAGCAATTAGGACACATGTGGCATCATTGTCAGGCGGTGGAACCCAAAGAGTTAAGAGAGACTGGGAAAGGTCCCCACGACTTGTCTGTTCCCAGGAACACTGAAATGGATGTACATCTGGGTCCTTTGGCTCCCCTGTAGTCCTTGACACCAGAAGTCACATGCTAGATTCCCTTTTTCACTGTCTAAGTGTCTAAAAGGACATTTGGAAGTCACAGGTATGCAACAAGGGTATAGCTCATGCTCAGAACAGGGACAAGCTAATAACTCAAGACCATTCTGTCTTGCACTGGATTCTGCAAGGCCAAGTCCCTAGTTCCTCGGAGTGTGGCAGTCACACTCCATTGGTTTGGGGTCTCAGCCCTTCCCCAGCACCCTCTACTGACTGCTGTACAGACCAGCCGAGCTGGTGTCAGCTGCAGAACCCTGGcctgctctctctcctgtccACCATATTCGGGGTTCCACCTAGCAGCTTCCCCAGAATGGAACAGAAGCATCCAGGTGCTGCCATACCTGGGGAGAAAACTGGGATAGTACACATGGGAGTGGAGACGGACATCCAGCATACAACGCATGCCCCAGCCAGGATAACATGCCCAAGTGTGAAACTACAGAGCAAGGAGGACtaaatggaaggagggaactaggaaaaaaacaacaacaacaacaacccggggctggagagatggcttacaggttaagagcgctgcttgctcttccagaggtcctgagttcaattcccagcaaccacatggtggctcacaaccatctgtaatgagatctggtgccctcttctggcctgtagacagaacactgtatacataataaataaataaatctttaaaaacaaaacaaaaacaaaaacaaaacctcctcCACCAACtgcaagaggaagagagggagctgTTGTGGAATGTTAGTTGAAGATGTGTCGTGTCTGttgatgctgtggaacatttgtttaatgatgcaaatatgtgttgcattctatttatttatttacttaattacttactttggtttttcgagacagggtttccctgtttccctgtgtagctttgtgcctgtcctggatctcgtctgtagaccaggctggcttcgaactcagagatctgcctggctctgcctcctgagtgctgggattaaaggcgtgcgccaccagcgcccggcatgttgcatttgtttagctctgtgaagctgtgttactgtgcctgtctaaaacacctgatggtctaataaagagctgaatggccaatagctaggcaggagagggataggcagggcttccggtagggagaataaataggagaaatctaggctcaagagaagagagaaggaacaagaaaaggaagaagagaggaggatgccagaggccagccacacagccacacagccacacagccacacagccagccatgaagtaagaaggaaaaagagatatatagaatagagaaaggtaaaagcccagag includes the following:
- the Tex44 gene encoding testis-expressed protein 44 gives rise to the protein MTTGPLEEAEATSRPVYDLPEASVGSEADDSSANLPGESQSPDFLPDDEPPVDVTAALTEEQDVDQASVATTFATEQDEDQVSVDTDTFMGQDEDQASVQTATSIEQYVDQVSMHITAVIGQDEHQASVKTATSITAVNGQDENQASVQTAPSMEQYVDQVSTQITAVNGQDEDQVSTPTATSAGQDGNQASIEMATSTGQDVVTAISMDISTSGDKDKSPDVPSHNQENPEEITSLLPQEPGILQVFVGFQNPVWDRLAENNRASRSRTVSPSVSQHQEKTPGKPSVPEGQPEIAPNADVPSALPEDVQPSAGATDPSTLDTSSPDLEPTGTQSAEQEAEGFKALNPESKARPPGVTREDLADDSTILQTPPSLNSPGGSPPPSPDPCQVALGRNLLDPSQYRSDVENDYMRSMTSLLGGGEGSISSLADILVWSDTATGMGLAVGFLASGHSSPADRLHDEGPSLRTVSSILGSARSAFSSGLVAGTGSALRSVTHLLESVERRTAEGIRSAMRYLASHFAPRWARTAPNSD